Genomic segment of Arachis hypogaea cultivar Tifrunner chromosome 16, arahy.Tifrunner.gnm2.J5K5, whole genome shotgun sequence:
TGGATGTGGAGTGGGGAGAGGCAATCAACAAGGATGAGGATCAAGTACCTTGAAGCTGCTCTCAGCCAAGACATTCAGTTTTTCGACACGGATGTTCGAACCTCCGATGTTGTAATTGCCATCAACACTGATGCCGTCATGGTCCAAGATGCCATCAGCGAGAAGGTCCATTCAATTTCTCTCTTTGATTGGATTAGTTTAGTGTctaattctgttttttttttcttgtgcagTTGGGAAACTTCATTCACTACATGGCCACATTTGTGTCTGGTTTTGTTGTTGGTTTCACTGCAGTCTGGCAATTGGCACTTGTGACCCTTGCCGTGGTCCCTATGATCGCAGTCATTGGCGCCATTCACACCACCACATTGGCCAAGCTCTCTGGCAAAACCCAGCAAGCTCTTTCTGAAGCTGGCAACATTGTGGAACAGGTAACACTCCTTGCAATTGTTGACCAAGTTTTCTCAAGTGTGGAGTTTTTGTAGTACTCATGTTGAGCTGAACCTGCAGACAGTTGTGCAAATTCGAGTGGTGCTGGCCTTCGTGGGGGAGTCTCGAGCATTGCAGGCATACTCTTCGGCATTGAAGGTTGCCCAGAAGCTTGGCTACAAAACTGGTTTTGCAAAGGGAATGGGATTGGGTGCCACTTACTTTGTTGTTTTCTGTTGTTATGCACTTCTTCTTTGGTATGGAGGCTATCTGGTTCGCCACCACGCCACCAATGGAGGGCTTGCCATTGCCACCATGTTTGCTGTTATGATTGGTGGAATGTCAGTATTTCTTTCatccttctttttattttttcaaaacaaagctTAGGGAGAAAACTCAAATTGTTTAACACTTCTGAATTTGATCATATACAGAGGTCTAGGCCAGTCTGCGCCGAGCATGGCTGCATTTACAAAGGCCAGAGTTGCTGCTGCAAAGATTTTTCGCATAATCGATCACAAACCACGGATAGATAAGAACAGTGAATCTGGTTTGGAGCTTGAGACAGTAACTGGACTTCTAGAGCTAAAGAATGTGAACTTTTCATACCCGTCAAGGCCAGATGTTCCGATCCTCAACGACTTCTCGTTGAGTGTGCCTGCTGGCAAGACAATAGCCTTGGTAGGTAGCAGTGGCTCTGGAAAGAGCACTGTGGTTTCCCTCATTGAAAGATTTTATGACCCAACTTCAGGTATGCATCAAACTTTGTTGCCTTGTAAGTTTGAAAGTTGAACTTGTTGGTTATATTGTTCATCAACTATGTGCAGGACAAGTTTTTCTGGATGGCCATGACATTAAAACATTGAAGCTTAGATGGTTGAGGCAGCAGATAGGGCTAGTGAGCCAAGAGCCTGCGTTGTTCGCAACCACGATTAGAGAAAATATACTATTGGGAAGGCCTGATGCTGACCAGGGTGAGATCGAAGAAGCGGCCAGGGTAGCTAATGCTCATTCCTTCATCATCAAACTTTCTGAAGGTTACGAAACCCAGGTAATTGGGAATATCTTTGCAAGACTCTtagaaaattataatttcttaagCATTattcaataaagtaaaaaattcTTTTGTAATGGCAGGTTGGAGAGAGAGGGATGCAACTCTCAGGAGGACAAAAACAGAGAATAGCAATTGCAAGGGCTATGCTTAAAAACCCAGCAATTCTCCTCCTTGATGAGGCAACAAGTGCATTGGATTCTGAATCAGAGAAACTGGTGCAAGAAGCCCTGGACCGGTTCATGATTGGTAGAACAACTCTTGTAATTGCGCATCGCCTCTCGACTATACGCAAAGCCGACCTTGTAGCTGTACTTCAGCAAGGAAATGTGTCTGAAATTGGAACTCATGATGAGCTCTTTTCCAAAGGAGAAAATGGAGTCTATGCAAAGCTCATAAAGATGCAAGAAATGGCTCATGAAACTGCCATGAACAATGCCAGAAAGAGTAGTGCACGGTAACCTCATTGTTCCTAAAAAAAACTATTAGATACCCTAAAGATATATCATGTGATGATGAGTTTTCATTTGCAGGCCTTCAAGTGCAAGAAACTCGGTAAGCTCACCCATAATTGCTCGGAATTCTTCTTACGGCCGCTCACCATACTCTCGAAGGCTGTCTGATTTCTCCACATCAGATTTTAGTCTGTCGCTGGATGCATCACATCCGAATTACAGGCTCGAAAAGCTTGCCTTCAAAGAGCAAGCAAGTTCCTTCTGGCGACTAGCGAAGATGAACTCTCCTGAGTGGCTATACGCTTTGATTGGCTCTATAGGCTCCATTGTTTGTGGATCACTTAGTGCTTTTTTCGCATATGTTCTCAGTGCTGTCCTCAGTGTGTATTACCATCCGAATCACAAGCACATGATCACACAAATTGATAAGTACTGCTACTTGTTGATTGGCCTTTCATCAGCTGCACTTATCTTCAACACATTGCAACATTCCTTCTGGGATATTGTTGGTGAAAATCTAACAAAACGAGTGAGGGAGAAAATGCTGACGGCAGTGCTAAAAAATGAGATGGCTTGGTTTGATCAGGAGGAAAACGAGAGTGCACGGATCGCTGCTAGGCTTGCTCTTGATGCCAACAATGTTAGATCAGCCATTGGAGATCGAATTTCGGTGATAGTTCAGAACACTGCGCTCATGCTAGTTGCGTGTACTGCAGGGTTCGTCCTGCAGTGGCGTCTTGCCCTTGTCCTCATCGCCGTCTTTCCTCTTGTTGTTGCGGCCACTGTGTTGCAGGTTCGATCTTCTTTCGTTCCTTTACTGTATGTTTCCATAGCAGCTAATTtcagcccactaaagatgagctTTTGTTGAGTTTAGATTTCAAATGTTTCTTGTAATTGAGGTTTGGATGTTCTTGTTGGCTCCTAAGACTTCATCAATTTTAAGTTTTCGTTTGTATTAATCATATTTATCTTTGAGTTTTGTACAGAAAATGTTCATGACTGGTTTCTCTGGTGATCTGGAAGCTTCTCATGGCAAGGCCACACAGTTAGCTGGAGAAGCTATAGCCAATGTAAGAACTGTTGCAGCCTTCAATTCAGAAACCAAAATTGTTGGGCTTTTCGCTTCGAACCTCGAAATTCCACTACAACGGTGCTTTTGGAAAGGACAAATTTCTGGAAGCGGATATGGGATAGCACAGTTTGCTCTTTATGCTTCCTATGCACTTGGTCTCTGGTATGCTTCTTGGCTTGTGAAGCACGGAATCTCTGATTTCTCCAAAACCATCCGAGTGTTCATGGTCCTCATGGTCTCTGCTAATGGAGCTGCCGAAACTTTGACATTGGCTCCTGATTTCATCAAGGGAGGCCGAGCTATGAGGTCAGTCTTTGATCTCCTTGACCGGAGAACCGAAATTGAGCCGGATGATCCAGATGCCACCCCTGTTCCTGATCGTCTTCGAGGCGAAGTTGAACTTAAGCATGTGGACTTCTCTTACCCAACGCGGCCCGATATGGCTGTTTTTCGCGACCTCAGCCTTCGTGCCAGGGCGGGTAAAACTCTGGCCCTTGTGGGACCTAGTGGCTGCGGCAAGAGCTCAGTCCTTGCACTTATACAGAGATTCTATGATCCATGTTCTGGTAGAGTCATGATTGATGGAAAGGACATAAGGAGATACAATCTCAAGTCTCTAAGAAGACACATTGCTGTGGTACCTCAGGAGCCATGCTTGTTTGCGACAAGTATTTATGAAAACATTGCCTATGGACATGACGCGGCCTCTGAAGCCGAGATAGTGGAGGCTGCGACTCTTGCCAATGCTCACAAGTTCATATCTTCTCTTCCAGATGGATACAAAACATTTGTTGGGGAGAGAGGAGTTCAACTTTCTGGGGGACAAAAGCAAAGAATAGCAGTTGCTCGGGCTTTTGTGAGGAAGGCTGAGCTTATGCTTCTTGACGAAGCAACTAGTGCGCTCGACGCTGAATCCGAGAGGTCGGTTCAGGAGGCTCTAGACCGTGCCTGCTCGGGGAAAACAACCATCGTTGTTGCACACAGGCTATCAACCATCAGAAATGCCAACCTGATTGCTGTGATTGATGATGGCAAAGTAGCTGAACAAGGCTCGCATTCGCACTTGTTGAAGAATCATCCTGATGGGGTTTATGCGCGCATGATTCAATTACAAAGATTCACACATACCCAAGTCATTGAGATGGCGTCCGGTTCAACTTCTTCAACGAGGCCAAAAGATGTCGAAAGACAAGGTTAGACATTAACGGCTACAAAGAGAGTAATGTCATCATAAACCACATTATAATTACTTCCATTTTTGTTTTGACCTTAGTGTAGTTTTGTGTATCCACCAATGTATCTTCTTGTCTTTCTGAATCTCACTACGGAAATGACAAAGACGGATTACGATTCAAATGGTTGAATTCACGGTAGCCATCTTTGCTTCTTCCTACTTTCCAACAATGTGCTTATAGTCATCATCCACGTTGAACTACTTCAAAATAATAGTGTATTTATTGACATGATGCAAAATATAAAGAGGGTCTTATTTGTAATATATAGTTAGGTGTATTAGTATGAACTATGTTTATCAGAATATGAAGTGCAGTTAACAAAGTGAAAAAATGGTTCTATATTGAAGTTTCTATCACTTTCCAACACTAATGGTACATTAATAGGTAACGGTGGCTGTAAATACAACACTTGGGACTCTAGCACTTTAGCTTGTTGACTATTTCAGAAACATCACAATCAGATATTCATCAAGGTATACGATACCCCTCATGGCAACTCAAAAGGCTTATATATGGTCCTAGCCCCAATGGGTTGCAGGTGCTTATGAAGGGGCATGTAGGGGACAAACAATAATGTTGCAAGTTAGAAAAGAAAAAGGTCACATGATGGGGGCACCAAAACGTGCATGACTTTGAACTAGAAAACAACTAGAAGAAATTGAAGAATGATCTAAATGTGGGAGAGTATGTACACAAAGCGTGAGGGGGGAAAAGGGTAGGGTATATGGGTAAATGACTGAAAAGGGGTATGTGCATGATGCCTAAGTAGGTGCTATGGGTAAATGGGGACCAAGAATTGGTCATAatgttgaaaaacaaaaaaaagtaaagGGTATGAAACATCAACATATGCTGTTTGAATGGAAGTGGCTCCTACCTCCTAGTGCTAGTCCTTGGTGGGGATAACATATATAGGTCATGGACTCTTTTTATGTTATTGATGTGAATTTTGTTAGAGCACAAATTTCGGGACATCAACATTACTATATAACCCTTGATGATAATAGTTCAATGATCAAAGATATTATACGCACATTTCGTTTCAAGCCAGCAAAATTGACAACACTTGTTATGATAAAAAATGAAAACACCTGATGAGAGTAGTCATTATTGATATCTTCTTTTGTGGATTCTCAATCTAATAATATCAGATACAAACTTGAAAT
This window contains:
- the LOC112754189 gene encoding ABC transporter B family member 1, translating into MSQDSCLEAANTTLEQWKWTEMQGLELLPDATISHHYNNKPNNTKLLTHQMETTTTTTTEPNKDDDAPSSATSSGNGSSDSNKNNKKNESVPSVGFSELFRFADGLDYVLMSIGSVGAIVHGCSLPLFLRFFADLVNSFGSNANNLDKMTQEVVKYAFYFLVVGAAIWASSWAEISCWMWSGERQSTRMRIKYLEAALSQDIQFFDTDVRTSDVVIAINTDAVMVQDAISEKLGNFIHYMATFVSGFVVGFTAVWQLALVTLAVVPMIAVIGAIHTTTLAKLSGKTQQALSEAGNIVEQTVVQIRVVLAFVGESRALQAYSSALKVAQKLGYKTGFAKGMGLGATYFVVFCCYALLLWYGGYLVRHHATNGGLAIATMFAVMIGGIGLGQSAPSMAAFTKARVAAAKIFRIIDHKPRIDKNSESGLELETVTGLLELKNVNFSYPSRPDVPILNDFSLSVPAGKTIALVGSSGSGKSTVVSLIERFYDPTSGQVFLDGHDIKTLKLRWLRQQIGLVSQEPALFATTIRENILLGRPDADQGEIEEAARVANAHSFIIKLSEGYETQVGERGMQLSGGQKQRIAIARAMLKNPAILLLDEATSALDSESEKLVQEALDRFMIGRTTLVIAHRLSTIRKADLVAVLQQGNVSEIGTHDELFSKGENGVYAKLIKMQEMAHETAMNNARKSSARPSSARNSVSSPIIARNSSYGRSPYSRRLSDFSTSDFSLSLDASHPNYRLEKLAFKEQASSFWRLAKMNSPEWLYALIGSIGSIVCGSLSAFFAYVLSAVLSVYYHPNHKHMITQIDKYCYLLIGLSSAALIFNTLQHSFWDIVGENLTKRVREKMLTAVLKNEMAWFDQEENESARIAARLALDANNVRSAIGDRISVIVQNTALMLVACTAGFVLQWRLALVLIAVFPLVVAATVLQKMFMTGFSGDLEASHGKATQLAGEAIANVRTVAAFNSETKIVGLFASNLEIPLQRCFWKGQISGSGYGIAQFALYASYALGLWYASWLVKHGISDFSKTIRVFMVLMVSANGAAETLTLAPDFIKGGRAMRSVFDLLDRRTEIEPDDPDATPVPDRLRGEVELKHVDFSYPTRPDMAVFRDLSLRARAGKTLALVGPSGCGKSSVLALIQRFYDPCSGRVMIDGKDIRRYNLKSLRRHIAVVPQEPCLFATSIYENIAYGHDAASEAEIVEAATLANAHKFISSLPDGYKTFVGERGVQLSGGQKQRIAVARAFVRKAELMLLDEATSALDAESERSVQEALDRACSGKTTIVVAHRLSTIRNANLIAVIDDGKVAEQGSHSHLLKNHPDGVYARMIQLQRFTHTQVIEMASGSTSSTRPKDVERQG